A part of Ptychodera flava strain L36383 chromosome 11, AS_Pfla_20210202, whole genome shotgun sequence genomic DNA contains:
- the LOC139144517 gene encoding E3 SUMO-protein ligase KIAA1586-like — MNVAMKRAHEEQDKAIVKALKMVYWLASENLPLSKYESQMDLMKELEVPGLNNLTVGSEKRIKYSSYHTANELLEAINDTIDDESGEAKSVFLQDIEYEDGSGQGLHGEIIKVLQKRSISVEKVVGLGTDGASVMTGLDKGSPKREKQLHKIQDILDHPKLKYREVHAVRWLSFYEALEAVYRTIDPLMTYLHSQSAQKDPAAKGLLKYMATTQFIFITYLMMDVIPVVSKLCLDFQSDSLDVAKAKVSLDLCIADLEAYKQGTTQFQTHVDKFESVVQRTEDGHYEYSGHRLQPTNCNLTALKSTFVNKLISNIRSRFPEKGILDAFYILAMRTIRFESDVNSYGAEEIETLLNFYGEKQTHKGTQSDPLLQKNLIRTQWLQAKLIVKSAKYPVDNMANLWTLLHQHHAEEIPELIKLAQIALVLPLHTAGCERVFSQQNIILTKLRNRLSPQHCDRLLRVRLQGRGLKAHDFEGSLKKFHDKKRMIKTSVK, encoded by the exons ATGAATGTTGCTATGAAAAGGGCACATGAAGAGCAAGATAAAGCGATTGTGAAAGCCTTGAAAATGGTGTATTGGCTTGCAAGTGAGAACCTTCCATTGAGTAAATATGAGAGTCAAATGGATTTGATGAAAGAACTTGAAGTACCTGGACTGAATAATTTAACAGTAGGTAGTGAAAAGAGAATCAAATATAGTTCATACCATACTGCTAATGAACTACTTGAAGCGATAAATGATACCATTGATGATGAG TCTGGAGAGGCCAAAAGTGTGTTTCTTCAAGATATTGAGTATGAAGATGGCAGTGGTCAAGGACTGCATGGAGAAATTATTAAAGTACTTCAAAAGAGAAGTATCTCTGTAGAAAAGGTAGTAGGATTGGGAACAGACGGTGCATCAGTGATGACAGGCCTGGATAAAGG ATCTCCAAAACGTGAAAAACAACTACACAAAATCCAGGATATTCTTGACCACCCTAAGCTCAAATACAGGGAAGTTCATGCTGTAAGGTGGCTATCCTTTTATGAGGCTCTGGAGGCTGTGTATAGAACAATTGATCCCTTGATGACCTACCTGCATAGTCAGTCTGCACAGAAGGACCCAGCTGCAAAGGGACTTCTAAAATACATGGCTACAACCCAGTTCATATTTATCACCTACCTGATGATGGATGTAATCCCAGTTGTATCAAAACTATGCCTAGATTTTCAAAGTGACAGCCTGGATGTTGCAAAAGCCAAG GTATCCCTAGATCTTTGCATTGCTGACCTTGAGGCCTATAAACAGGGGACTACCCAGTTTCAAACACATGTGGACAAGTTTGAGTCTGTTGTCCAAAGGACTGAGGATGGCCATTATGAGTACAGTGGACACCGTTTACAGCCCACCAACTGTAACCTGACTGCCCTGAAGAGCACCTTTGTAAACAAGCTGATATCAAATATCAGAAGCAG ATTCCCTGAGAAGGGCATACTTGATGCCTTCTACATCCTTGCTATGAGGACCATACGGTTTGAGTCTGATGTAAACAGCTATGGGGCTGAGGAGATAGAGACCCTTCTTAACTTCTATGGTGAAAAACAG ACACACAAAGGCACACAATCTGACCCACTGTTACAGAAGAATCTGATCAGGACCCAGTGGTTACAGGCAAAGTTAATTGTCAAGTCAGCCAAGTATCCAGTTGACAACATGGCAAATTTGTGGACATTACTTCATCAACACCATGCTGAGGAAATACCAGAATTAATAAAATTGGCCCAGATTGCACTAGTTCTGCCACTTCATACCGCTGGGTGTGAGAGGGTGTTCAGCCAACAAAACATAATACTAACTAAACTTAGGAACAGGCTGTCACCACAGCACTGTGATAGACTGCTACGAGTCCGACTTCAGGGCAGAGGCCTGAAAGCTCATGACTTCGAGGGGTCTCTGAAGAAATTTCATGATAAAAAGAGAATGATAAAAACATCTGTTAAATAA
- the LOC139144172 gene encoding uncharacterized protein has translation MQASSHGDQASMANIKRSLRSRLSTINSKVKASKRSKKNTNSVPTIDDPDVSDGSNISDKDVVMVTDNENEEEVDNSIWDGNGQDDDEEMDFLNDTDDVDDEKD, from the exons ATGCAGGCCTCCTCACATGGTGACCAAGCTAGCATGGCTAATATAAAACGGTCTTTGAGAAGCAGGTTGTCAACTATAAACAGCAAGGTCAAAGCATCAAAGAGAagcaagaaaaatacaaatagtGTTCCAACAATTG ATGATCCTGATGTATCAGATGGTAGTAACATCTCTGATAAAGATGTGGTGATGGTGACAGATAATGAGAATGAAGAAGAAGTGGATAATTCAATATGGGATGGTAATGGTcaagatgatgatgaagaaatgGATTTCTTGAATGATAccgatgatgttgatgatgaaaaggattaa